One genomic region from Jiangella sp. DSM 45060 encodes:
- a CDS encoding pyridoxamine 5'-phosphate oxidase family protein: protein MSPTTEPLFRPEDATPMSTDEADLLPWPVAAELLAAVPKYWLATGRPGGRPHVMPVLGVWLGGTLAVSTRPGSVKGRNLRRDGDCVVTAATDGGDLVVEGTAVHVTDTARQRELAAAFAAKYDWRFGLRDGRVYDDSLPGSPEYAFFEITPATGFGYGVDGLTATRWRF from the coding sequence ATGAGCCCGACCACCGAGCCGCTGTTCCGGCCCGAGGACGCCACGCCGATGAGCACCGACGAGGCCGATCTGCTGCCCTGGCCGGTCGCCGCCGAGCTGCTGGCCGCGGTCCCGAAGTACTGGCTGGCGACGGGGCGGCCGGGCGGCCGGCCGCACGTCATGCCGGTGCTCGGCGTCTGGCTGGGCGGCACGCTCGCAGTCAGCACCCGCCCGGGTTCGGTGAAGGGCCGCAACCTGCGCCGCGACGGCGACTGCGTCGTCACGGCGGCGACCGACGGCGGCGACCTCGTCGTCGAGGGCACCGCCGTCCACGTCACCGACACCGCGCGGCAGCGCGAGCTGGCCGCCGCGTTCGCCGCGAAGTACGACTGGCGGTTCGGGCTGCGCGACGGCCGGGTGTACGACGACTCGCTGCCCGGCTCGCCGGAGTACGCGTTCTTCGAGATCACCCCGGCGACGGGGTTCGGCTACGGCGTCGACGGGCTGACGGCGACCCGCTGGCGGTTCTGA
- a CDS encoding DUF899 domain-containing protein, whose product MSPLPPIVTPDVWQAARDSLLAKEKAATRALDALAAERRRLPMTPFSRDHVFTGPDGQRSLLDLFGGRRQLVIYQMMDNGPDDYCTGCACVIDSVGHLSHLHARDTGFAVVSDMPMPQLAAYWRRMGWSAPVYSSRGSSFSTDIGAGGGFALSVLLRDGDEVYRTYVTTARGVDRLRFDLNILDLTPYGRQETWEDSPAGRPQTPPYEWWRLHDEYPATTEAP is encoded by the coding sequence ATGTCGCCGCTCCCACCGATCGTCACTCCGGACGTCTGGCAGGCGGCCCGCGACAGCTTGCTCGCGAAAGAGAAGGCGGCCACTCGGGCGCTCGACGCGCTGGCGGCCGAGCGGCGCCGGCTGCCGATGACCCCGTTCTCCCGCGACCACGTGTTCACCGGTCCGGACGGGCAACGGAGCCTGCTCGACCTCTTCGGCGGCCGCCGTCAGCTGGTCATCTACCAGATGATGGACAACGGGCCGGACGACTACTGCACCGGCTGCGCGTGCGTCATCGACAGCGTGGGCCACCTGTCCCACCTGCACGCCCGCGACACCGGCTTCGCCGTCGTGAGCGACATGCCGATGCCTCAGCTGGCCGCGTACTGGCGGCGGATGGGCTGGAGCGCGCCGGTCTACTCGTCGCGCGGCAGCTCGTTCAGTACCGACATCGGCGCCGGTGGCGGGTTCGCCCTGAGCGTCCTGCTGCGCGACGGCGACGAGGTCTACCGCACCTACGTCACGACGGCGCGCGGCGTCGACCGGCTGCGCTTCGACCTCAACATCCTCGACCTCACGCCGTACGGGCGGCAGGAGACCTGGGAGGACTCGCCCGCCGGCCGGCCGCAGACGCCGCCGTACGAGTGGTGGCGCCTGCACGACGAGTACCCCGCGACGACGGAGGCGCCATGA
- a CDS encoding helix-turn-helix domain-containing protein, producing MQRTDFGDMACSIARTLAVAGEPWSPLIIRDVWVGLRRFDELQRDLGISRKVLTERLAWLVGQGVLERRQYSDRPPRHEYALTPKGLELTEVLMAITTWGDRWTAGAAGPPVLLRHRGCGEHVHAEVRCSHCGEPLHGDDVEVEAGPGAR from the coding sequence ATGCAGCGCACCGACTTCGGCGACATGGCCTGCTCCATCGCGCGGACGCTGGCCGTCGCGGGCGAGCCGTGGTCGCCGTTGATCATCCGCGACGTGTGGGTCGGGCTGCGCCGCTTCGACGAGCTGCAGCGCGACCTCGGCATCTCCCGCAAGGTGCTCACCGAGCGGCTGGCCTGGCTGGTCGGGCAGGGCGTGCTGGAGCGCCGTCAGTACTCCGACCGGCCGCCGCGGCACGAGTACGCACTCACGCCGAAGGGGCTGGAGCTGACCGAGGTGCTGATGGCGATCACCACCTGGGGCGACCGCTGGACGGCGGGCGCGGCCGGCCCGCCGGTGCTGCTGCGCCACCGCGGCTGCGGCGAGCACGTGCACGCCGAGGTGCGCTGCTCACACTGCGGCGAGCCGCTGCACGGCGACGACGTCGAGGTGGAAGCGGGTCCCGGCGCGCGTTAG
- a CDS encoding glycine C-acetyltransferase, whose product MYGTMRDELRKNLDEIRSAGLYKPEHVIGSPQSARVTLADGRSVLNLCANNYLGLADDPGLIEAAKRGLDEWGFGMASVRFICGTQTIHTELERGISEFLGTEATILYGSCFDANGGLFETLLGPDDAVISDALNHASIIDGIRLSKARRLRYANADMAELEARLKEAQDARFRLIATDGVFSMDGYLAPLDRICDLAEQYDALVMVDDSHAVGFIGEHGGGTPDHFGVRDRVDIVTGTLGKALGGASGGYTSGRAEIVEYLRQRSRPYLFSNSVAPSIVAAASAVLERLVSGGELRARLRENTEFFRAEMTALGFDVLPGTHPIVPVMIGDAARAARLSELLFAEGVYAVSFSYPVVPHGAARIRTQVSAAHTLDDLREATQAFARARDALG is encoded by the coding sequence ATGTACGGAACGATGCGCGACGAGCTGCGCAAGAACCTCGACGAGATCCGGTCGGCCGGTCTCTACAAGCCCGAGCACGTCATCGGCAGCCCGCAGAGCGCCCGGGTCACGCTCGCCGACGGCCGCAGCGTCCTCAACCTGTGCGCCAACAACTACCTCGGCCTCGCCGACGACCCCGGGCTGATCGAGGCGGCCAAGCGCGGTCTCGACGAGTGGGGCTTCGGCATGGCGTCGGTGCGCTTCATCTGCGGCACGCAGACGATCCACACCGAGCTGGAGCGCGGCATCTCCGAGTTTCTCGGCACCGAGGCCACCATCCTGTACGGCTCCTGCTTCGACGCCAACGGCGGTCTGTTCGAGACGCTGCTCGGCCCCGACGACGCCGTCATCTCCGACGCGCTCAACCACGCCAGCATCATCGACGGCATCCGGCTGTCGAAGGCGCGGCGGCTGCGCTACGCCAACGCCGACATGGCCGAGCTGGAGGCGCGGCTGAAGGAGGCGCAGGACGCGCGGTTCCGGCTGATCGCCACCGACGGCGTGTTCTCGATGGACGGCTACCTCGCGCCGCTCGACCGCATCTGCGACCTCGCCGAGCAGTACGACGCGCTGGTCATGGTCGACGACTCGCACGCGGTCGGATTCATCGGCGAGCACGGCGGCGGCACCCCCGACCACTTCGGGGTGCGCGACCGCGTCGACATCGTCACCGGCACGCTCGGCAAGGCGCTCGGCGGCGCCAGCGGCGGCTACACGTCCGGGCGGGCGGAGATCGTCGAGTACCTGCGCCAGCGCTCGCGCCCGTACCTGTTCTCCAACTCGGTCGCGCCGTCCATCGTCGCGGCGGCGTCGGCGGTGCTGGAACGGCTGGTCTCCGGCGGCGAGCTGCGGGCGCGGCTGCGCGAGAACACCGAGTTCTTCCGCGCCGAGATGACGGCGCTCGGCTTCGACGTGCTGCCCGGCACCCACCCGATCGTCCCCGTCATGATCGGCGACGCCGCCCGCGCGGCCCGGCTGTCGGAGCTGCTGTTCGCCGAGGGGGTGTACGCGGTCAGCTTCAGCTACCCGGTGGTCCCGCACGGAGCGGCCCGCATCCGCACCCAGGTGTCCGCGGCGCACACCCTCGACGACCTGCGCGAGGCCACCCAGGCGTTCGCCCGCGCCCGCGACGCGCTGGGCTAA
- the tdh gene encoding L-threonine 3-dehydrogenase, translating to MRALVKAAPGAGLELTDVPMPMAGAGEALVRVLRTGICGTDLHIVSWDPWAQANIRPPLIVGHEFVGEVVEVGPGSRGVQVGDLVSGEGHIVCERCRHCRAGQRHLCPNTEGIGVNRDGAFAEYIVMPAGNLWRHPDGIDLDAAAIFDPFGNAVHTALKFPVHGEDVLVAGAGPIGIMAALVARHAGARNVVLTDVNPYRLELAERLGAGTTVDVRSTTLEEVRRQLGMAEGFDVGMEMSGDPIALHDMIEGMANGGRIAMLGLPSKESSVDWSRIVLRMITISGIYGREMYETWYQASVLVAAGVDISRVVTHRFAVDQHEAAFEAAASGHSGKVIIEWAQR from the coding sequence GTGAGAGCACTGGTCAAGGCCGCACCCGGCGCCGGGCTGGAACTGACGGACGTCCCGATGCCGATGGCCGGTGCGGGCGAGGCGCTGGTCCGGGTCCTGCGCACCGGCATCTGCGGCACCGATCTGCACATCGTGAGCTGGGACCCGTGGGCGCAGGCGAACATCCGCCCGCCGCTGATCGTCGGCCACGAGTTCGTCGGCGAGGTGGTCGAGGTCGGCCCCGGCAGCCGCGGCGTCCAGGTGGGCGACCTCGTCAGCGGCGAGGGCCACATCGTGTGCGAGCGGTGCCGGCACTGCCGCGCCGGGCAGCGGCACCTGTGCCCCAACACCGAGGGCATCGGCGTCAACCGCGACGGCGCGTTCGCCGAGTACATCGTCATGCCGGCCGGCAACCTGTGGCGGCATCCCGACGGCATCGACCTCGATGCCGCCGCGATCTTCGACCCGTTCGGCAACGCCGTCCACACCGCGCTGAAGTTCCCGGTGCACGGCGAGGACGTGCTGGTGGCCGGCGCCGGGCCCATCGGCATCATGGCCGCGCTCGTCGCCCGGCACGCCGGGGCCCGCAACGTCGTCCTCACCGACGTCAACCCGTACCGCCTCGAGCTGGCCGAGCGCCTGGGCGCGGGCACCACCGTCGACGTCCGGTCGACGACGCTGGAGGAGGTGCGCCGGCAACTGGGCATGGCCGAGGGGTTCGACGTCGGCATGGAGATGTCGGGCGACCCCATCGCGCTGCACGACATGATCGAGGGCATGGCCAACGGCGGGCGCATCGCCATGCTCGGCCTGCCGTCGAAGGAGAGCAGCGTCGACTGGTCGCGCATCGTGCTGCGCATGATCACCATCAGCGGCATCTACGGCCGCGAGATGTACGAGACGTGGTACCAGGCGTCCGTCCTGGTCGCCGCCGGCGTCGACATCTCCCGCGTCGTCACCCACCGGTTCGCCGTCGACCAGCACGAGGCGGCGTTCGAGGCGGCGGCCAGCGGGCACAGCGGCAAGGTCATCATCGAGTGGGCGCAGCGGTAG
- a CDS encoding NAD(P)H-binding protein translates to MQVVIAGGHGQIALQLERLLTMRGDTAVGLIRNPEQAGDLASNGATAVVIDLEKATVDEVAAEVRGADAVVFAAGAGPGSGAARKDTVDRGAAALLADAAELAGVRRYLLVSAMNATTEPPADPDDVFQVYLAAKGQSEADLRRRDLDWTVLRPGALTNDAGSGTVRLARSVPRGRVSRDDVAAVLLALLDEPGTARLTLELVGGDVPVDDAVRRLAG, encoded by the coding sequence ATGCAGGTGGTCATCGCTGGCGGACACGGACAGATCGCGCTCCAGCTGGAACGGCTGCTCACCATGCGTGGCGACACCGCGGTCGGCCTCATCCGCAATCCCGAGCAGGCCGGCGACCTCGCGTCGAACGGAGCCACGGCGGTCGTCATCGACCTGGAGAAGGCGACGGTGGACGAGGTGGCCGCCGAGGTGCGCGGCGCCGACGCCGTCGTGTTCGCGGCCGGCGCCGGGCCGGGCAGCGGCGCGGCCCGCAAGGACACCGTCGACCGCGGCGCGGCGGCACTGCTGGCCGACGCTGCCGAGCTGGCCGGCGTGCGGCGCTACCTCCTGGTGTCGGCGATGAACGCCACCACCGAGCCGCCGGCCGACCCCGACGACGTCTTCCAGGTGTACCTGGCGGCCAAGGGCCAGAGCGAGGCCGACCTGCGCCGGCGCGACCTCGACTGGACGGTGCTGCGGCCCGGCGCCCTCACGAACGACGCCGGCAGCGGGACGGTGCGGCTGGCGCGGTCGGTCCCGCGCGGCCGGGTCAGCCGCGACGACGTCGCCGCCGTGCTGCTGGCACTGCTGGACGAGCCGGGCACGGCGCGGCTGACGCTCGAACTGGTCGGCGGCGACGTCCCGGTCGACGACGCGGTGCGGCGGCTGGCCGGCTGA
- the cysC gene encoding adenylyl-sulfate kinase yields MAAEPTSGPALTPDPITLAVLELALLGIAAPGSAAPPPAVAVELDPLPGRKPAPGTEITVTDAEGAPVAVLTVESAATRKRRLTVKGTVRRAAAATDDDEPRGAYSGLRRAPGRAKATGAAVVVTRDPVDLRTLEAATAKAGQPVLLIVLDGPRAVPGPDAADVVSATLTLRDRLRRDGRRADLIVVPAPQYGDDRDDELAERIAVAYGGTRVVAAQPPSPQALHDWLDGTAAEPADWPPASRHAWRRWRPLPQERGLVLLFTGLSGSGKSTIARAVTDRIAEIGTRTVTLLDGDVVRRHLSAGLGFSKEDRDRNVERIGFVAAEIAKHGGVAVCAPIAPFAATRARVRALAEAHGDFLLIHVATPLAECERRDRKGLYARARAGEIAEFTGISSPYEEPGDADLVLDTTGMSITAARDAVITLLDQGGRL; encoded by the coding sequence GTGGCCGCCGAACCGACCTCCGGTCCCGCTCTGACCCCCGATCCGATCACCCTTGCCGTCCTCGAGCTCGCGCTCCTGGGCATCGCCGCGCCCGGCTCCGCCGCGCCGCCGCCCGCCGTCGCCGTCGAGCTCGATCCGCTGCCCGGCAGGAAGCCGGCGCCGGGCACGGAGATCACCGTCACCGACGCCGAGGGCGCACCGGTCGCCGTCCTCACCGTCGAGTCCGCGGCCACCCGCAAGCGCCGGCTGACGGTCAAGGGGACGGTGCGCCGCGCGGCGGCCGCCACGGACGACGACGAGCCGCGCGGGGCGTACTCGGGGCTGCGACGTGCGCCGGGACGGGCGAAGGCGACCGGCGCCGCGGTCGTCGTGACCCGCGACCCCGTCGACCTGCGCACGCTCGAGGCCGCGACGGCGAAGGCCGGCCAGCCGGTGCTGCTGATCGTGCTGGACGGGCCGCGCGCCGTGCCCGGGCCGGACGCCGCCGACGTCGTCTCCGCGACGCTGACGCTGCGCGACCGGCTGCGCCGCGACGGCCGCCGGGCCGACCTGATCGTCGTCCCGGCGCCTCAGTACGGCGACGACCGCGACGACGAGCTGGCCGAGCGCATCGCCGTCGCGTACGGCGGCACCCGGGTCGTGGCCGCGCAGCCGCCGTCGCCGCAGGCGCTGCACGACTGGCTCGACGGCACCGCGGCCGAGCCGGCCGACTGGCCCCCCGCCAGCCGGCACGCGTGGCGGCGCTGGCGGCCGCTGCCGCAGGAGCGCGGGCTGGTGCTGTTGTTCACCGGGCTGTCCGGGTCGGGCAAGTCGACCATCGCGCGGGCCGTCACCGACCGCATCGCCGAGATCGGCACCCGCACGGTCACCCTCCTCGACGGCGACGTCGTGCGGCGCCACCTCTCCGCCGGGCTCGGGTTCTCCAAGGAGGACCGCGACCGCAACGTCGAGCGCATCGGGTTCGTCGCCGCCGAGATCGCGAAGCACGGCGGCGTCGCGGTGTGCGCGCCGATCGCCCCGTTCGCCGCCACCCGGGCCCGGGTCCGCGCGCTGGCCGAGGCCCACGGCGACTTCCTGCTGATCCACGTCGCCACCCCGCTGGCCGAGTGCGAGCGGCGCGACCGCAAGGGCCTCTACGCGCGCGCCCGCGCCGGCGAGATCGCGGAGTTCACCGGCATCTCCAGCCCCTACGAGGAGCCCGGCGACGCCGACCTCGTGCTCGACACCACCGGCATGTCGATCACCGCGGCCCGCGACGCCGTCATCACCCTGCTCGACCAGGGCGGACGGCTCTGA
- the fdhA gene encoding formaldehyde dehydrogenase, glutathione-independent, with translation MPGNRAVIYRGPGHVEVESVDYPTFELKDGPGVNPANVGRQLPHAAILKVVATNICGSDQHMVRGRTTAPEGLALGHEITGEVVECGRDVEYIKTGDLVSVPFNIACGRCRNCKEGKTGVCLNVNPDRPGSAYGYVDMGGWVGGQAEYALVPYADWNLLKFPDRDKAMAKILDLAMLADIFPTGFHGCVTAGVKPGTSVYIAGAGPVGLAAATSAFLLGASVVIVADLQQERLEQARSFGCETIDVSQGDPADQIERLLGEPEVDCAVDAVGFEARGHGADAQTERPATVLNTVMSVTRAGGAVGIPGLYVTGDPGAGDEAAKVGSLSIRLGLGWAKSLSFTTGQCPVMKYNHHLMQAILHDRTPIAKNVNATVIPLDRAPEGYQEFDRGAARKYVIDPHGMLGSSTS, from the coding sequence GTGCCTGGAAACAGAGCAGTCATCTACCGGGGGCCGGGCCACGTCGAGGTCGAGTCGGTCGACTATCCGACCTTCGAGCTGAAGGACGGTCCGGGGGTCAACCCGGCGAACGTGGGGCGCCAGCTACCCCACGCGGCGATCCTCAAAGTGGTCGCGACGAACATCTGCGGCAGCGACCAGCACATGGTCCGCGGCCGCACCACGGCGCCCGAAGGGCTGGCCCTCGGCCACGAGATCACCGGCGAGGTGGTCGAGTGCGGCCGGGACGTCGAGTACATCAAGACCGGCGACCTCGTCTCGGTGCCGTTCAACATCGCCTGTGGGCGGTGCCGCAACTGTAAGGAGGGCAAGACCGGCGTCTGCCTCAACGTCAACCCGGACCGGCCCGGGTCGGCCTACGGCTACGTCGACATGGGCGGCTGGGTCGGCGGCCAGGCGGAGTACGCGCTGGTGCCGTACGCCGACTGGAACCTGCTGAAGTTCCCCGACCGCGACAAGGCGATGGCGAAGATCCTCGACCTCGCGATGCTGGCCGACATCTTCCCGACCGGCTTCCACGGCTGCGTGACGGCCGGGGTGAAGCCGGGCACGTCGGTGTACATCGCCGGCGCCGGGCCGGTCGGGCTGGCCGCGGCGACGTCGGCGTTCCTGCTCGGCGCGTCCGTGGTCATCGTCGCGGACCTGCAGCAGGAACGGCTGGAGCAGGCCCGCTCGTTCGGCTGCGAGACGATCGACGTCTCGCAGGGCGACCCGGCGGACCAGATCGAGCGGCTCCTCGGCGAGCCGGAGGTCGACTGCGCGGTCGACGCGGTCGGGTTCGAGGCCCGCGGGCACGGGGCCGACGCGCAGACGGAGCGGCCGGCGACGGTGCTGAACACGGTCATGAGCGTCACGCGGGCCGGCGGCGCCGTCGGCATTCCGGGCCTGTACGTGACGGGCGACCCGGGCGCCGGCGACGAGGCGGCGAAGGTCGGCTCGCTGTCGATCCGGCTCGGCCTGGGCTGGGCGAAGTCGCTGTCGTTCACGACTGGTCAGTGCCCGGTGATGAAGTACAACCACCACCTCATGCAGGCGATCCTGCACGACCGCACGCCCATCGCGAAGAACGTGAACGCCACGGTCATCCCGCTGGACCGCGCGCCGGAGGGCTACCAGGAGTTCGACCGCGGAGCAGCACGCAAGTACGTCATCGACCCCCACGGCATGCTGGGGTCGTCGACGTCCTAG
- a CDS encoding TetR/AcrR family transcriptional regulator — MTTDYSSGSGDVSKSLELLWGMQQRPTRGPKPGLTLERIVVAAVEVADADGLAALSMRRVAAHLGVGTMSLYRYVPGKAELLDLMLDHVAGPVDGDADDEPVGWRAALDEMARGTWQLCLDHPWYPQVDQVRPLLGPNSIAGVDRLIRRLKPTGLPDKQLMLMVSVIDGFVTTLARSHVNALQAEQRTGVSEEEFWAAQEPVLVKMMETGRYPALAAMDEDTFSFGYEEIFEFGLKTILDGLALRVEGGTATG; from the coding sequence ATGACCACGGACTACAGCAGCGGAAGTGGCGACGTCTCGAAGAGCCTCGAGCTCCTGTGGGGGATGCAGCAGCGTCCGACCCGCGGGCCCAAGCCGGGGCTCACCCTCGAGCGCATCGTCGTCGCGGCCGTCGAGGTGGCCGACGCCGACGGCCTCGCGGCGCTGTCCATGCGGCGGGTCGCGGCGCACCTCGGCGTCGGCACCATGTCGCTGTACCGCTACGTGCCGGGCAAGGCCGAACTGCTCGACCTCATGCTCGACCACGTCGCCGGGCCGGTCGACGGCGACGCCGACGACGAGCCCGTCGGCTGGCGGGCCGCGCTGGACGAGATGGCCCGCGGCACCTGGCAGCTGTGCCTGGACCACCCCTGGTATCCACAGGTCGACCAGGTGCGGCCGCTGCTCGGCCCGAACAGCATCGCCGGAGTCGATCGGCTCATCCGCCGGCTGAAACCGACCGGGCTGCCGGACAAGCAGCTCATGCTCATGGTGTCGGTGATCGACGGCTTCGTCACCACGCTGGCGCGCTCGCACGTCAACGCGCTGCAGGCCGAGCAGCGCACCGGCGTCTCCGAGGAGGAGTTCTGGGCGGCGCAGGAGCCGGTGCTCGTCAAGATGATGGAGACCGGGCGCTACCCGGCCCTGGCCGCCATGGACGAGGACACCTTCTCCTTCGGCTACGAGGAGATCTTCGAGTTCGGCCTGAAGACGATCCTCGACGGCCTCGCGCTGCGGGTGGAAGGCGGGACGGCTACTGGCTGA
- a CDS encoding ATP-binding cassette domain-containing protein, producing the protein MSTSSHAIEAEGLQKRYGEKRALDGFDLAVPQGMVYGLLGPNGAGKTTAVRILASLVRLDGGRAEVAGFDVVRDARKVRRRIGFTGQFTAVDEILTGRQNLRIFGRLFHLGSARAAARADELLEQFDLTEAADKGTKEYSGGMKRRLDLAASMILAPRVLFLDEPTTGLDPRGRNEVWTAVRSLVSGGTTVLLTTQYLDEADQLAGRVAVIDHGRAIADDTPAALKRRVGGDQLEVVLEEAVDLPVALQAVTRVASGEPEVDEELRRVAAPVERRVAALTEVARTLQDEGIGVEDIGLRRPTLDEVFLRLTGHKPEETTETTTERTEVPA; encoded by the coding sequence TTGAGCACCTCCAGCCACGCGATCGAAGCCGAAGGACTGCAGAAGAGGTACGGCGAGAAGCGCGCCCTCGACGGCTTCGATCTCGCCGTCCCGCAGGGCATGGTCTACGGCCTCCTGGGGCCCAACGGCGCCGGCAAGACCACCGCGGTGCGCATCCTGGCCAGCCTGGTGCGCCTCGACGGCGGCCGCGCCGAGGTGGCCGGCTTCGACGTCGTCCGCGACGCCCGCAAGGTGCGCCGACGCATCGGCTTCACCGGCCAGTTCACGGCCGTCGACGAGATCCTGACCGGCCGGCAGAACCTGCGGATATTCGGCCGGTTGTTCCACCTCGGCTCGGCCCGCGCGGCCGCCCGGGCCGACGAGCTGCTCGAGCAGTTCGACCTCACCGAGGCCGCCGACAAGGGCACCAAGGAGTACAGCGGCGGCATGAAGCGCCGGCTCGACCTCGCCGCCAGCATGATCCTCGCGCCGAGGGTGCTCTTCCTCGACGAGCCGACCACCGGCCTCGACCCGCGCGGGCGCAACGAGGTGTGGACGGCGGTCCGCTCTCTGGTGTCCGGCGGCACCACGGTGCTGCTGACCACGCAGTACCTCGACGAGGCCGACCAGCTGGCCGGGCGGGTCGCCGTCATCGACCACGGCCGGGCGATCGCCGACGACACCCCGGCCGCGCTCAAGCGCCGCGTCGGCGGCGACCAGCTGGAGGTCGTGCTGGAGGAGGCGGTCGACCTGCCGGTCGCGCTGCAGGCCGTCACGCGAGTGGCGTCCGGCGAGCCGGAGGTCGACGAGGAGCTCCGGCGGGTCGCCGCGCCGGTCGAGCGGCGGGTCGCCGCCCTCACCGAGGTGGCCCGCACGCTGCAGGACGAGGGCATCGGCGTCGAGGACATCGGACTGCGCCGGCCCACGCTGGACGAGGTGTTCCTGCGGCTCACCGGACACAAACCGGAGGAGACCACCGAGACGACGACGGAGCGGACGGAGGTCCCCGCATGA
- a CDS encoding ABC transporter permease, with protein sequence MSSTLLDDDLDVPERRLYWALADGWTVARRTLTHLIRQPGNIAWQLGFPIVSVLLFGYVFGSAMSVPGGGDYREYLMPGMFGMTMAMGFMNTAYAVVIDTTKGVTDRFRSMPMSPSAPVTGRGLADIVSAALDLAVLAVTALVIGWRSDGGFWATLAAFGLLLWLRFALIWIGIWIGLLTPNEEAAGSLFAVAFPFAMISSVFVAPSQMPDWLGAVAAWNPVSSTVTAARELFGNPAALGDSWIEQHALLGALVWPLVITLVFVPLAVRRFQRLSR encoded by the coding sequence ATGAGCAGCACCCTCCTCGACGACGACCTGGACGTGCCGGAGCGGCGGCTGTACTGGGCGCTGGCCGACGGCTGGACGGTCGCCCGCCGCACGCTGACGCACCTGATCAGGCAGCCGGGCAACATCGCCTGGCAGCTCGGCTTCCCGATCGTGTCGGTGCTGCTGTTCGGGTACGTGTTCGGCAGCGCGATGAGCGTGCCGGGCGGCGGCGACTACCGCGAGTACCTGATGCCCGGCATGTTCGGCATGACCATGGCGATGGGCTTCATGAACACCGCCTACGCCGTCGTCATCGACACCACGAAGGGCGTCACCGACCGGTTCCGCTCGATGCCGATGTCGCCGTCGGCCCCGGTCACCGGCCGCGGGCTGGCCGACATCGTCAGCGCCGCGCTCGACCTGGCGGTGCTGGCGGTGACGGCGCTGGTGATCGGCTGGCGCTCGGACGGCGGATTCTGGGCGACGCTGGCGGCGTTCGGGCTGCTGCTGTGGCTGCGGTTCGCGCTGATCTGGATCGGCATCTGGATCGGCCTGCTGACGCCGAACGAGGAGGCGGCCGGCAGCCTGTTCGCCGTCGCGTTCCCGTTCGCGATGATCTCCAGCGTGTTCGTCGCGCCGTCGCAGATGCCCGACTGGCTGGGCGCCGTCGCGGCGTGGAACCCGGTGTCGTCGACGGTGACGGCGGCGCGCGAGCTGTTCGGCAACCCCGCGGCACTGGGCGACAGCTGGATCGAGCAGCACGCGTTGCTCGGCGCGCTCGTGTGGCCGCTGGTCATCACGCTGGTGTTCGTGCCGCTGGCGGTGCGCCGGTTCCAGCGGCTGAGCCGGTGA